One uncultured Carboxylicivirga sp. genomic window, ACCCATTTATATCGGTGAACATACTTCTCTCCTGAATTATCATCTATGGTTGAATAAAATGTACGGTTTAGATTTCCTGACCCTTGAAATGTCCACTTGTCATTTAACTGATACTCTATTAAAGCAAAAACATTTATATACGATCGGTTAATTTCATTGGTATTAAGCAATTCATCTTTGCTTTCAGCATCCACACTGTAGAATGATAAATCGTTTTGTTCCCACATTAGTTCAGCACCAACATCGGTTCTGAAACCGTTATTTATATATGTAAATTTATTTCTCAGACCTAATCCTGATCGTGTTTCATCCAATCTGTTAAAAGGCCTTAGTTCATTTAGGTCGGAGTAATTATAGAAAAGGTTTAGTACATTGTTTGCCTTAGAAGATATTGGAGAACTAAATCCCAGGTTAGCTAAATGTTTGTTTGATTCTTCGTACCCTTTTATCGCTTTCCATGTATAAGCGGCTTTCTTAGGATCTTCAAAAAAATTAGTACTATCAATTGAACTAGGAATTTGTCCATTCAGATACCTGAAATTATATAAGAAATGAAGATAACTTTTACCTACTGATTGCTTCACTTTAATAGTGAAATTGTAACGATCAAACTCACTGTTTTCACGCCAACCATAAGTATGTAGTTGTCCAATAGAAAAAGTATACAATCCTGTTTGGTTTAATTTGAAACCTACATCAAGTTGGTTTGATAGGGTTGAAAAACTTCCATATTCACTCTTGAACTTCATAGTATTTTTTGCCAAAAGTGAACTCCACGGATCAATAAAAATAACACCGCCTAATCCTCCTCCATACAAAGCCGAAGAGGGCCCTTTCAAAACCTGCAGAGCACTAATATCACTTAATGATAAGTCTTCGATAGATGTTACGCCATCTCCATTCGTTAATGGCATTTCGCCCCAATATGCTTTGATTCGGTTACTTTCATAGGGAGTTCTTGATCCAACTCCCCGGATAGTTATCCGGTTGGTACTCATAGTTCCCTGCTGCATAATAACACCCGGAACAGTATTGATCTGCTCTGACAATTGATAGCTATTCCCTGATAAAATCTGAAGAGAATCGATCATAGAAACAGCTCCGGGCCAACGCTCCTGTTTTTGAATATAAACAGGAGCATTAATCACTATTTCGTTAATATATTTTGTATGTCTGGTTGATAAAGTATCATTCTGACCCGTTACCAAAATAGAACAAATTAATACCAAACCAAAAGAAATTAATAACCGGCGGGCAATCATATTTATTGTGGGATCAGTTTTAATATTTTACCTGGTTTTTCAACTGCAACATAAATATAACCATCCGGACTCATCTCAACATTTCGTACCCTTCCAATTCCTTCGAGCAGCCGTTCCTGATTGACCACCTTTTCACCATCTAATTCAACACGATGCAAATAATGAAAACTTAATGACCCGGTTAAAATATTGTTTTTCCAGTTTGGATATCGGTCTCCTTTCACAAAAGTCATTCCGCAAGGTGCGATTGAAGGAATCCAATAAATAATGGGCTGCTCCATTCCAGCTTTGGCAGTATCAATGGTAAAAGTTGTTCCGTTATAATTAATTCCAAATGAAATAACAGGCCATCCATAATTCTTACCTTTCTCAATCAGGTTGAGTTCATCACCTCCTTTAGGACCATGTTCATCGGTCCAGATGCGACCTGTAAACGGATGCATGCAAACACCCTGAGGATTACGATGACCATAGGAATAAATAGTAGGACGAGCGTCTTTATCATTCACAAACGGATTATCATCAGGTATACTACCATCATCGTTAATACGATGAATTTTTCCACAATCGTTATCTAAATACTGAGGATGTCGGTCACGATTTCCCCTGTCGCCAACAGAAAAGTACAAATATCCATCTTTATCAAATTCAAGTTTTGAACCATAATGATGACGTGTCTCTGTTTGCGGCATTGCCAAAAATATTCTTTCCTGATCAACCAACTGATTGCCTTTTAAGCGGGCCCGCATCACTGCAGTACTCGCGAGTTTCGGATCCTCTTCGTTTGGAGAAGAATACGTAAAATAAAGCCATCCGTTTTTTTCATAATCAGGATGCAACTCAATATCCAGCAAACCTCCCTGTCCTTTCGCAACAATCTCTGGCAATCCAGTTATCTCTTGTTCTTCACCACTCTTTGTAAAACGGATCATTTTTCCATCCCGCTCATTGATTAATAAATCTCCATTGGGAAGGAATTCCAAGCCCCAAGGCACATCCAATCCATCTACAACAGTTTCAACAGTAAAATCCTGTACCTCACTATGATGAACACCTGACTCACTAATGGTATACTCTTCCTCTTTTTCATCAGTTTGTGATGAAAGCTGCTTGATATAATCAGCTAATCCGTAGATCTGATCATCTGATAATCCATCCTGAAATGATGGCATACCATATGATTGACGGCCGTTTTTAATACTATTGAATATTTCATCCCGACCATTGCCAAAAAACCATTTTCTATTAACAAAGGAAGATTTTTGAGCGTTATGACAGCCCATGCAATAGTTTTTAAACAGTTCTTCTGATTCCTGAATTGGAATGGCTTTGGGTTCAGTTGGCTTCAGCCAGATAAAACCAACGGCTATTAATGCAAATAAGATAAAGGTAGTTAAAACAATCTTTTTCATGATGATAAGGTGTATTAATAACGTTCTAATACATACAACAAATCATCAGTTAGAATGTTAAGCACAAGCACATTTATCTTTGCTTTAATCTCGAATAGTTTACAACATATATTCCGGCAAATACAACAATGCCTCCGGAAATTTGCCAAACAGAAAGTGATTCGCCCAAAATAAGCCAGGCAAAAAAAGCGGTTAGCACAGGTTGGCCCAAAAGTGTTGGCGATACAGTTGTTGCTCTCAAATAACCCTGTGCGTAATTAATGAGTGTCCAACCAATTACATGAATACCTATACCATAAACTAAATAGATGACCCATGTTCTATCGCTATATCCTGTAAAACTAAAGTCTGAGAAACAAACTATAACACCCAATACCAAGGCAGCCGAGAAAGAGGTGATTGACAAATATTGCAAGGTATCCATCAATTGACGACCTTTTTGAGTAATCAGATAATAAGTCCCATAAAACATACCGGCAATAAGGCTTAATAATATGCTGACTAACAACCCGTCTTTGCTAATATAACTATGAGAAACCATTAGCAATATACCTATTAGCGTTATAGTCAGTCCAATCCAGAAGCCCTTCCTTTGCTTTTCCTTAAAGAATATCATTGCTCCAAAACCAACCCATAAAGGGGCAAGATTGGCCATTAATGTTGGTATAGTAGCATTACTTATTTCTATTGCGGTTGACCATAATGCCGTATCAAAACCAAATGCAATGCCTCCTAAAATTGCCATCCCTATCCCTTTGGTTGGTATCACAACAATTTTTCTATAGCGAAAAAGAAAAGGTATGATAAGCACCAATGATGCGATAAAAACCCTGTAGAAGGCAGTTATCAGACCTGGAGCTTCAGCCGATTTAATTAGAATAGCCGAAAAACCTATAATTATAAGGCCAGCAAACATGGCTGCATATGCCTTAACAATAATTTTGCGGTCCATTATTTTACTCTGCGAGATTTAAAAATAATTGTGTAACTATAAAAGGCCAAAGCCAACCAAATAAAACTAAATGCAATCTTTTGTTCCAACGGAAAGCCTTCCTTATAAATATAAATACCAAGTAATAACATAATTGTTGGACCAATGTATTGCATAAAACCTACAGAAGTTAATGTAATACGTTTTGCCCCTTGAGCAAACCAATAAAGTGGCAAGGTTGTAACCACACCTGCTAAAATCAACAATGTGTCTGTTAGTATATCTCCTGCAAATAGATGACCTGTTCCATCAACCATCTTCCAAACAACATACGTTAATGCAAAAGGAGTCAACACCAAGGTTTCTATTGCAAGAGCAGGTAATGAATCAACTCCACTTTTCTTCTTTAATAAGCCATATAAACCAAACGAAAACGCAAGATAAACAGCAATCCATGGGAATTGACCATAATCGACTGTAAGATATAAAACAGAAACAGCCGCTAATAATAAGGCTATTAGTTGTATTTTACTCAATCTTTCTTGTAAAAAAATCATACCCAAGACCACATTGACCAATGGAGTAATGTAATAACCCAGACTTGCCTCCACAATTTGTCCTGCATTAACAGCATAAATATATACACCCCAATTGCTGCCTACTAGCAAACCTGTGATTATTAGTGTTAGTAAGGACTTTTTATTTTTAAAAATAGCCCCCAGATGAAGTTTACCTCTGATATATAAGAAAACCACAACAAAAATTAGTGACCAGAGAATCCTATGAGCTAGAATTTCTATAGCAGGCAGATGCGACAGTAATTTCCAGTATATCGGCAGTAAGCCCCAACTCACAAAAGCCTGCGCTGTATAAAGATAGCCTTTAGCCTGTCCTTGATTATCATTTGTCATGACCCGAAATTATTAAGGCAGCTAAGGTAGAAATAAAAGCAATTTAATTTCCGTAGAACAAAAAATCGTTTAAGTCGAGATATCCTCTCAACAATAAAAACAAAACGGATACTATTGATACGGCCAGAAAAAATGCCACAATTTTTTTTGTCAAATCAATACGATTCTCCCGAATCAACTTTTCCCGAAGAATTGTTCTTTGCTCGGGTGATAGCTCTTTTTGATGAGCAGGATGATGTCGGTAATTATGGGCTATCTTCTTACTGAGACCTGTGAATAATCGATCGCGCTTCTTCAACAATTCTCGGTTATTTCGCATTCGTTGGATCATATCCAACACATGACCAGCGTATGACATTTTAATTGGGTTTAATGTTTAGTCAAACACAACCGGTAAAGTATCATTCTTTGCCAATTGAAATAATTCTTCCATCTGCGATTGAACGATTCGATCTTCTGATAATTCAGGTAGACTGTCAAGTTTAAACCAGCCCGAATCTTCAATATCGAAAGCCCCTCGCAACTCCCCACCTGTCATACAACACAGAAAAACAATTTTATATACATAAAAAGGTGAGGCCGGATGATTGTGACAACGTTTATCATAAACAGCTAATAAACGGACAACTTCCGATTGAATCCCTGTCTCCTCCTCCACTTCTTTTACAGCAATTTCGGCAGGTGTAAAACCTATATCTGCCCAACCACCCGGAATAGTCCATTTACCATCCATCACTTCTTTCGCCATCAGTATTTCATCCTTCTCGTTGAGAATAAATCCACGGACATCTACTTTAGGAGTTGGATATTCTTTGGGAGGCAAGTAAAACCGATCAATAGTTTCAATAGGTTGATTAACAATTGCAGCCATTAATTCCTTACTCAAATCAATCAACTCCTGGTTACGTTCTATCTCATAGCCATTTTGAGCATAAACCAAACCTGTTTCGGCTAATGCTTTGATCCGTTTTATTGTATTTAAATAATCCATAGCTAAATGTACTCAATCTTATGCAGCTGCAAAACATAACAATGGAGAAAAAAATCAACCGAAGAAATAATTTAGAATATCCAAAAGTATCACCAATAACGCATATGAGAAAAGTACCATCATAATAATTCGTAACACTTTCATTTTCTTACTGTTCTTTAGCAAAAAATAGGCTCCCGAGGAAGCAATCATTAATAATATGGAATTGAGAACTGTCATACTTTTGCATATAGCTTAATATACTACATTTCAGACATTTTTCAATATTTTTCCACTTATAAAAATGATTTTTCAATTTTAACACTCTTTAATCTTTAAGAAGTTAGCTAATTCACTTATTTATTTACCTTTGTAAAGTATTTAAAAATGGATAGTTTGATTTTTGGCTGCTAGTTTGAATTACCTTCCGTCAGATAAGGTGCTTACCTTCCACATTTCAATTCTTCCCTTGTTTAAATCATTATTGTTTAATTAAGTGCTTCTGTAGCACAACGTTTTATTTTATGATGAATATTTTTATTTCGAACCTGACTTACGCTATCACTGATGGTGATTTACAGGAACTTTTCGAGGAGTATGGACAAGTAAGTTCAGCCAAAATTATCACTGACCGCGAAACTCGCAAATCAAGAGGCTTTGGCTTCGTTGAAATGCCTGATGCAGAAGCTGGTCGCAAAGCTATTGAAGAACTTGACCGTGCTGAGTACGATGGTCGTGTTATCAATGTAAAAGAAGCAGAAGCTCGTCCACAACGTAGCAACAACAACCGTGGTGGAAACGGTGGCGGTAACCGTCGTCGTTACTAGTATCTTGCTTAAAGAAATTAAAAAAGGCTGTTCGCAATGCGGACAGCCTTTTCTTTTTAAAGAATAATTTATACCAAACACTACCTTTTTAAGTTAGGTACTTTCCAAAAATTAACTATTTTTAAGTGCGGACCTCTTCAAACAATCAAAACCAACCTGTGTTTTCTTTTAAACAGATAAACCTAAACACTTAAAATGAAAGAATTTTTTACTCAAAATTTCAAAAGCGAAGATTTACTGTTACCGATTATTTTTTCAATACTGCTGCTAATTGCTGCATGGTTTGCCGGTGTTCTTTTAATTCGATTACTTCGAAAAGCAATACATCGTGAACATAACAGGGTTATTGAAAAGGTTGTAAAACTGGTTAAGACTCCCATTAAACTTTTAACTGTTGTATTAGCCATTAGTTTAATCAATTACTATTTTAAAGACTCAATTGACATTAACGGAGGCAAAATTATTTTCATAATACTGGTCTTTACCATTACCTATCTTGCAATAGCCATCATTCGTAGTATTAAGCACTTCATATTATCGAGCTATAACATACTGGATGCTGATAATTTAAAAGCCCGCAAGATTCACACTCAAATGCGTGTATTTGAGCGCTTGCTTATTTTTCTTGTCACATTTATAGGCATGTCGGTAGCGTTGTTAAGCTTCGAAAAAGTTCGTGAAATTGGATTAAGTCTTCTGGCATCGGCAGGTATTGCAGGTATTATCATTGGTTTTGCAGCACAAAAAAGTTTATCTCTTTTGTTAGCAGGTTTTCAGATTGCCATAACTCAACCCATACGACTTGATGATGTAGTTATTGTTGAAGGAGAATGGGGCTGGATAGAAGAAATTACCCTTACTTATGTGGTTGTTCGAATTTGGGATAAAAGAAGATTAATAGTACCTATCAATTATTTTATTGAAAAGCCATTTCAAAACTGGACTCGTCAGTCTGCAGATATTCTTGGAACCGTATTTATTTATGTTGATTATGGTTTCCCGGTTGAAAAAATGCGTGAGGAAATGAGCCGGATATTGCCGGATATTCAGGAATGGGATGGTGAAGTAAATGTACTGCAAGTAACAGATGCGACCGAAAAAACAATGGAACTAAGAGCCCTGGTAAGTGCTAAAGACTCGCCCAAAGCCTGGGATTTAAGAGTAAGGCTTCGTGAAGAGCTGATACAATTTATGCAGCGTGAATATCCTGACTACCTGCCAAAAGCAAGAATTGAATTTGAAAAAGAAAATAATTTAGACAGTAAAGAGAAGGTATTGGAATAATGATAAATTTGTATCTGTAACTACTAAACTCATTTCACATATGAATCTCAAAAGATCTAACCTATTGCTATTTTGTGCCTTAATAGTAACACCGCTATTTGCACAAAATCAAACAGAGCGTCTAAAAAATCATGTATACACACTTGCCTCCGACAGCCTGGAAGGAAGAGGACTGGGCACCGTAGGTAAGATAAAAGCATTCAACTACATTGCTGAACAATTTAAAGAAATTGGATTAACACCCTTATGCGAAAATTACCAGCATCAATTTACCTTTATGGAAAATCTGATGAGGGTACCTGCTACAAATGTTGTTGGTATGCTTGAAGGTAACGATCCTGAATTAAAATCGGAATACATAGTTATAGGAGCACATTACGATCATCTTGGTTATCGAGAAAAAGATGGTGAGAAAATAATTTACAATGGAGCCGACGATAACGCCTCCGGTGTTGCCACTGTAATCGAGACAGCCCGCTATCTCAAACAGAACCAATCAAAACTGAAATACAGTGTTATATTTGTTGCTTTCGATGCCGAAGAAAGCGGGTTAGTTGGATCAAGGTATTTTCTTTCAGACAAGGTGATTGATCCTGCCAAAGTAAAATTCATGTTCAGTGTAGACATGGTTGGCATGTATTCAAGCATTGGTAGTTTGCGCTTGCAGGGTATGGCGTTATTGAAAGATGGTGATGAGATGGCTCAATCAATAGCTATTAAAAACAAGCTGATAATTGCAAAAGCAAACACCACCAAAGTAGAGCTAACCGATACGAAATCTTTTGCCGACTATGGAATACCAGCCACACATTTATTTACAGGATTAAAATCACCTTATCACAAACCGGAAGACACAGCCGATAAACTTGATTATGAAGGAATGAATACGATTTGCACTTTTTTGTGCAAATTATCAGAAGAAATAGCAACTCAGGATATGCTGGTGGCTCATCGCAAAGCAACTCAGGAAATACCACCGGTTACCATTGGAGGGAAAATCGGGATGGGTTCAAGCAGACTTGTTTTTAACGATGAACAACTACAAACAATTCCTCGCTTTGCGATTGAGCCAGGATTATTTGCACAAATAAAAATAACCCGTTCGCTATTTTTACAACCCGAAGTTGTCTATGATATTCATAGTTACAAAGTAAACGACAGTAAAATAAACATGCAATCAATCACAACTCCTGTATCACTCATGCTTAAAACATATAACAATGATATGTTCACACCAAAGTTCTTTGTATTGGCCGGAGCTTATTATAGTTATCATTTAAATGGCAAGATTGATGGCGAAAAGATGGATTTCGATGCAACTTATAACAGAGATGATTATGGATTTATTTGGGGATTTGGCTTTGAATTTTATAAGGTTCAGCTAAGTTCCACCTACCGCAACAGCTTACAAGATTTTAGTCAAGATTCTTCTACAGGTGACACTAACAGATCAGCTGTATATTTTAATATGGGTTGGAGATTTTAAATCTAAATAGCCTGATTTCATAACAAATTTGAAATCAGGCCATTTTTTTAAATAAAAACCCGTCTCGTATTTTTTTGACAGCAGCTATTCTTCTAACTTTGTTTTTATGACCGATAACTCTGGTAAAATATTAAGAAGCATCCGACCAGGGAAAATTACCCTTCCCATTTTTATTGGATTGGCAGTTACCGGTTATTTTCTTTATCATGAGTTCGATGCATCTGTGATGGATGCTTTTACATTTTCCTTCCAATCAATTTTCTGGTTTTTTGTATCCTTTTTAATGATAGCAGCCAGAGATTTAGGGTATATTTATCGCATACGTCTTTTGAGCGGAACACAAATAACCTGGCGAAAAGCTTTTAACATAATTATGTTGTGGGAGTTCACTTCTGCTATTACTCCTTCTGCAATAGGTGGAACAAGTGTTGCAATTTTCTTTATCAACAAAGAAGGAATCAAAATTGGCCGAAGTACAGCCATTGTAATGGTAACCTCCTTTCTGGATGAATTGTATTTTATTATAACATTTCCTCTCATCCTGCTTTTCATCGGACGAACTGATATTTTTGCTTTTGGCAATTCAATCGAGAACAGTCTGCCCTTTTATAAAAACCAATTTTTAATGTTTGCTCTTGCCGGTTATATTGTAAAACTGGCATATACAATCGTTATAAGCTATGGTCTTTTTGTTAATCCACGTGGATTGAAATGGTTATTACTTTGGATTTTTAAATTACCTATTATTAGACGATGGAGACCACAGGCAAACGAGTCCGGATCTGATTTAATTGCCGCTTCGAAGGAATTTAAGACTTGGCCCTTTAAAAATTGGCTCAAAGCTTTTATGGCAACTGCATTCAGCTGGACCTCCCGTTACTGGATTGTAAACTCGCTCATTTTGGCATTTTTCGGATTCCATTTCCTCGGATGGAATGATCACATTCTGATATTTGGCAAACAATTGGTAATGTGGATTATGATGCTGGTTAGTCCAACACCCGGAGGTAGTGGATTTGCAGAGTGGGTATTTAAAGAGTTTCTTTCAACCATGATACCTATTGGCACAGGTGTTGCTATGGCTTTTATGTGGCGGGTTGTAAGCTACTATCCATACCTGTTAATCGGGGCTTTTATTGTACCTCGCTGGATAAAGAAGCACTTTGTGAAAGGTTAGTTGTATTTGACAAACGCCATGTATTATGTGACAAACAAACTGTTATTCAATTATATAAATCCATAACTTGGGCCTGTATAATTATATGTGTATATAATGGCCCTACACAAGTACCAGATCCTCTTCGTCCTGAGTCTTATTTTAATAGCTACAGGATGTAAGCAACGAAAAAAAAATAGTACTTCAGAATCCTTGCAAACTCAAAAAGAGTTGGTCGTTTATTGCGAAAACTCAATGCTGGGGCTGATTTTGAACCTTAAAGAGCAATTTGAAATACAATACAATTGCAAAGTAAGAGTTCAGAATGATTGTGCTCAAAATTTAATGGACCTGATTAGTTACACAGGTAAAGGTGACCTTTACATACCTTCTTCAACAGCTACTTTTGAAAAATTTTACCAGGAAACAGGCCAGGCTTTGATGGATTCAGTTTTTATTGGATATAATTCTTTGACTTTCATGGTAAAGAAGGGTAATCCTACAAATTTCGATGGAAGATTCTCATCTCTGCTGAAAGATAAATACTCTTTAATCATAGCTAATCCGGAAACAAGCTCTATCGGTTTTGAAACAAGGAAATTATTACAAACTCAAAATGTTTATGACAGGCTGTTACCTAAAATAGTTGCCCTTACATCCGACTCAAAAGGACTGATAAAAGAACTGAAAAATGACAAGGTAGATATTGTTATTGACTGGGAAAGTAACTACTTTGTTAATGGAAATCGCAATTATGTTGATATTATCAAACCTGATCTGCAAAATAATTTACATATACCCATTTTTGCAACAAGTCTTTCATGTAGCTCAGAACCAGTACTTACCAAAGCCTTTCTAAATTTCACCAACACCCAATTAAATGAAAACAGATTAAGTAAATACGGTTTTACTAAAAGGAAAACGATAATTTTTTAAATTTATACGTTCGTAAAACACAGTTAGTTTAATTTACATCTTGTGGGTAAGAATCAAAAAACATCCAAAATATTCTACTTTAAAGAGCCAATTGTTAACAAGCTCTACCTATTGTTAGCTATCTATTTAATTACAATAGGTGCCATCATTAGTATCGAAAATTATTTCGACAGTTCTTATGCTTCCAAATACAGAAAGGCTATTCAAAATCAGGAACAACTGGCCAAACTAGAGCATCTACTACACAAAAACCTTCTGGAACTAAACATCGCTTTTAAAAGTTATCCATCTGTTAATGTCAATCAACAGCTAACTAATATTGAAAATGAAATTGCTGATCTTACTGAGCGTAGCATTGAGATTATTAATGTAATTGATCAGGGTGGAAATATAGAGGATAAAAGAGCAGTAAACCTTCACACGCAGGATGTCATCACAAATGTCATCACCTACAATGAAGATAGTTATACCGGATCGATTAGAGAAGTAAGAGAATTAGCACCTTTAATCAATACAATGCACAGTCTTTCGGAAAGAGTAGCCCGAAAAATTGAAGCAACATTAAAAGAGCCCGATGGATATAACAATGTAGCCAAAGCAACTGATCTTTACATTAAGCAAGCTGAGTCAAAACTGGAAAGACTGCATGAAATTGAGAACAAAATCTCATACGATATTAACAAAAGGTTAGTAACCTTAAATAACGAAAGCATAAACGTGCTTAAACGTTACAATAACCTTAAGTACCTTTCATTAATAGTATTTACTCTATTTGTAGTTTTTCTGACTTATTTCCTTTTATCGCAAATACGTAATCTGATTCTTAATCAACGAAAAGCAGAACAAAATAACCGTAAACTGATACAGGCTGTTGAACAAAGTCCGATCTCCATTATGATTACCGACACACAAGGTAACGTTGAGTATGTAAACAAAGGATTTAAATCGCTTGCCGGATTCTCCAAGTCTGAATTAAATAGTGGAAATACAAACTTCTTTCAGTTACAGGACGACACCAATGAGTTTGCTGAGGTATTGTGGCAAACCATTCAGGAAGGACAAGTTTGGACTGGTGAAATTTCCAGTAATAAAGACAATGGTGCTGTTTTCTGGGAGAAAGTTTTGATATCACCTGTATTAAGTGAAGACAAAACCATCTCGAATTACATTGCAATTAAAGAAGATACAACAGAGAAAAAGCTTCTTACTGAGTCCTTGAAAGAATCAAACAAAACCCTTTCTACGATAACAGAAAATCTTCCTGTGGGTATTTTAATCGTTGACAGCGAGAAGAAAGTAATTCAACTCAATCAGACCGCTGCTAAAATTATGGGATTCAAAACCATTTCCCAAGCAATGGCTCATTTCAGAACCCATTCATATCAGGAGTTATTTGTCACCAATAAAAAGGACGAATACAAAGATG contains:
- a CDS encoding lysylphosphatidylglycerol synthase transmembrane domain-containing protein, translating into MTDNSGKILRSIRPGKITLPIFIGLAVTGYFLYHEFDASVMDAFTFSFQSIFWFFVSFLMIAARDLGYIYRIRLLSGTQITWRKAFNIIMLWEFTSAITPSAIGGTSVAIFFINKEGIKIGRSTAIVMVTSFLDELYFIITFPLILLFIGRTDIFAFGNSIENSLPFYKNQFLMFALAGYIVKLAYTIVISYGLFVNPRGLKWLLLWIFKLPIIRRWRPQANESGSDLIAASKEFKTWPFKNWLKAFMATAFSWTSRYWIVNSLILAFFGFHFLGWNDHILIFGKQLVMWIMMLVSPTPGGSGFAEWVFKEFLSTMIPIGTGVAMAFMWRVVSYYPYLLIGAFIVPRWIKKHFVKG
- a CDS encoding substrate-binding domain-containing protein, encoding MALHKYQILFVLSLILIATGCKQRKKNSTSESLQTQKELVVYCENSMLGLILNLKEQFEIQYNCKVRVQNDCAQNLMDLISYTGKGDLYIPSSTATFEKFYQETGQALMDSVFIGYNSLTFMVKKGNPTNFDGRFSSLLKDKYSLIIANPETSSIGFETRKLLQTQNVYDRLLPKIVALTSDSKGLIKELKNDKVDIVIDWESNYFVNGNRNYVDIIKPDLQNNLHIPIFATSLSCSSEPVLTKAFLNFTNTQLNENRLSKYGFTKRKTIIF